In Gossypium arboreum isolate Shixiya-1 chromosome 5, ASM2569848v2, whole genome shotgun sequence, a single genomic region encodes these proteins:
- the LOC128292741 gene encoding DEAD-box ATP-dependent RNA helicase 32-like → MTDIQVASLPQALFGRDILGAAKTRSGKTLAFVIPVLVKLHRERWGPEDGVGSIIISPTRELAGQLFDVIKTVGKHHNFSAGLLIGARKEVDSEKERVNELNILVCTPGRLLQHMDETPNFDCSQLQVLVLDEADRILDIGFKKTLNAIVWQLPKRRQTLLKIVEKIVTQILI, encoded by the exons ATGACAGATATACAGGTGGCGTCTTTGCCTCAAGCGCTTTTTGGAAGAGATATTCTCGGTGCTGCTAAAACTAGGTCCGGAAAGACTCTTGCTTTTGTTATTCCG GTCCTGGTGAAGCTGCATAGAGAGAGATGGGGTCCTGAGGATGGAGTAGGCAGCATCATAATATCTCCCACAAGGGAACTAGCTGGTCAGCTTTTTGATGTAATAAAAACTGTTGGGAAGCATCATAATTTTAGTGCTGGCCTTCTAATTGGTGCTCGAAAGGAAGTTGACAGTGAGAAAGAGCGGGTGAATGAGCTGAATATTCTAGTTTGTACTCCTGGACGTCTTCTTCAGCATATGGATGAGACTCCAAATTTTGATTGTTCTCAGCTTCAG GTTTTGGTCCTTGATGAGGCTGATCGTATTCTCGACATTGGTTTTAAGAAGACCTTAAATGCAATTGTATGGCAGTTACCAAAGCGTAGACAAACATTGCTAAAAATAGTTGAAAAAATAGTCactcaaattttaatttaa